Part of the Sulfitobacter alexandrii genome, TCCTCGGTCGGTTTGCCCTCGGCCAGTTCGGTGCCGTAGGAGCTGGGCGTGTAGAACGCCGGTATTCCGGCCCCCGCCGCGCGGATGCGTTCCGCCAGCGTGCCCTGCGGCACCAGTTCGAGCGCGATCTCGCCCGCGAGGTATTTTTCGTTGAAGGCTTCGGCGTTCGAGCTGCGCGGGAAGGAGCAGATCATCTTGGCCACCATGCCGGCCTTGATCATCGCGGCGATGCCGATGCCGCCGTTTCCGGCGTTGTTGTTGATCACCGTGAGGCCCGACGGGCTGCCGGTGGTGCGGTAGCGGTCGATCAGGGCGTGGATCAGTTCGACCGGCGCGCCCGAGCCGCCGAAACCGCCGATCATGATCGTTGCGCCATCGGGTATCTGCGTGACCGCGTTGGCCACGGAAGGAACGGTCTTGTCCATGAGAGGTCTCCGGTTGATGCGGCAGGTGTAGCGGCGCCCCGCCACGGTTTCGAGCGGTTTGTTCGTATATCGACATTTGTTCGGATCGTGCATAACTT contains:
- a CDS encoding 3-oxoacid CoA-transferase subunit A, which translates into the protein MDKTVPSVANAVTQIPDGATIMIGGFGGSGAPVELIHALIDRYRTTGSPSGLTVINNNAGNGGIGIAAMIKAGMVAKMICSFPRSSNAEAFNEKYLAGEIALELVPQGTLAERIRAAGAGIPAFYTPSSYGTELAEGKPTEEFDGKMYVRERWLKADFALIKGQMGDTVGNLTYRMAGRNFNPLMAMAADVTIAQVSELGRPGCIDPQQVITPGIFVDAVVEVADPQQEEVLVRAGVVH